The Burkholderia pyrrocinia genome includes a window with the following:
- a CDS encoding NAD(P)H-binding protein, translating into MIEVSDLDYTIFRPGWFTREPQGPYTITHKGEPFRGHAVSLDSLSG; encoded by the coding sequence TTGATCGAGGTATCCGATCTCGACTATACGATCTTTCGGCCAGGCTGGTTCACCCGAGAGCCGCAAGGGCCGTACACCATCACGCACAAGGGTGAGCCGTTCCGGGGTCACGCTGTTTCGCTCGACAGCCTGTCAGGCTGA
- a CDS encoding (R)-mandelonitrile lyase translates to MQIRKCGSQPSAKGPAEYFTGTVRIDAPFSGEEPARIGGATVTFGARTAWHPHPLGQTLIVIAGLGWVQRDGGPVETIRPGDIVWIAPGEKHWHGATATTAMTHIAIAESQNGGPVTWMEKVTDKQYQVGPAALDK, encoded by the coding sequence GTGCAGATCAGGAAATGCGGATCGCAGCCGTCCGCGAAGGGGCCGGCTGAATACTTCACAGGAACGGTCAGGATCGATGCGCCGTTTTCAGGCGAGGAGCCGGCCCGAATCGGCGGGGCGACCGTCACCTTCGGCGCACGGACTGCATGGCATCCGCATCCGCTGGGTCAGACGCTGATCGTAATTGCCGGCCTTGGCTGGGTGCAGCGCGACGGCGGTCCCGTCGAAACGATCCGACCGGGAGACATCGTCTGGATCGCCCCAGGTGAAAAGCACTGGCACGGTGCGACGGCGACGACGGCCATGACGCACATCGCCATCGCTGAATCGCAGAACGGCGGTCCCGTCACGTGGATGGAGAAGGTCACCGACAAGCAATACCAGGTTGGCCCGGCCGCGCTGGACAAATGA
- a CDS encoding LysR family transcriptional regulator, which produces MTRSNLSDITAFLAVAREGSFTKAAAKLGVSQSALSQTVRNLESRLGLRLLTRTTRKISPTQAGERLIQSVGPHLDEIEAELSALTALRDTPAGVVRIAAGEHAAELLLWPVILRLLPNYPDITIEIVIDNGLTDIVEERLDAGVRLGEQVAKDMVAVRIGPDVRMAVVGTPEYFATHMKPKTPQDLTAHNCINIRLPTAGGIYAWEFRKGGRELNVRVEGQLVFNTATMAVKAALAGVGLAFVPEQRVLSQLENGQLLRVLSDWCPSFSGFHLYYPSRRQPTPAFVVVANALRQGATGPGMK; this is translated from the coding sequence ATGACGCGCTCTAATCTTTCCGATATCACCGCATTCCTGGCTGTCGCACGTGAGGGCAGCTTCACGAAAGCAGCCGCAAAGCTCGGCGTCTCGCAGTCGGCGCTCAGTCAGACTGTGCGCAATCTGGAGTCGCGGCTCGGGCTGCGGCTTTTAACCAGGACCACTCGCAAGATCTCGCCGACGCAAGCTGGCGAACGGCTGATACAGTCGGTCGGTCCCCACCTGGACGAGATCGAGGCCGAACTGAGCGCGCTCACCGCTTTGCGTGATACGCCTGCGGGCGTCGTCCGCATCGCCGCGGGAGAGCATGCAGCGGAACTGCTTTTGTGGCCGGTGATCTTGCGGCTGTTGCCTAACTACCCGGACATCACGATAGAAATCGTCATCGACAATGGACTCACCGATATCGTCGAGGAGAGGCTCGATGCAGGTGTACGGCTTGGTGAACAGGTTGCCAAAGATATGGTCGCCGTTCGCATCGGGCCCGATGTGCGAATGGCGGTGGTCGGTACGCCGGAGTATTTCGCAACGCACATGAAGCCCAAGACGCCGCAGGACTTGACCGCGCACAACTGCATCAACATCCGGCTACCGACGGCCGGTGGAATATATGCGTGGGAGTTCAGAAAAGGCGGACGCGAACTGAACGTGCGCGTCGAAGGGCAACTCGTGTTCAACACGGCAACGATGGCAGTGAAAGCCGCGCTCGCAGGCGTCGGTCTTGCCTTCGTTCCGGAGCAACGTGTGTTATCGCAACTCGAAAACGGACAGCTTCTACGGGTGCTGTCTGACTGGTGCCCATCATTTTCGGGCTTCCATCTGTACTATCCGAGCCGCCGACAACCCACTCCGGCTTTCGTCGTCGTTGCGAATGCGCTTCGTCAAGGCGCGACGGGCCCCGGCATGAAATGA
- a CDS encoding porin: protein MIGILRKSLLSLALLSGLTAAHAQSTVTLYGVIDESIQFTHNATPTGSNQLGLYSGNLSGSRWGLMGSEDLGGGLKAIFQLENGFNVNNGKMGTYNGTTSLFGRQAYVGLQSNQYGTLTLGRQYDPLVDQVQGLTDDAYFGSTFATAGDVDNYDNSSRTNNAIKYLSPSYGGLQVETMYALGGVAGQTGSGQTWSVAASYNNGPFSLAAGYYVADNANSTVVRTGWSSTSDGTFDGPVNSGYATAKSINIARVAARYVAGPYTVGLSYSNAAYKADAQSAFASNEKFNTGQAYFNYQATPALLLGLGYSYTHASGDTNASYNQVSLGADYSLSKRTDVYLVGAWQKATGTQLNADGTVSSAEASIGSYGVGGTDSQEMVSLGIRHRF from the coding sequence ATGATAGGAATTTTGAGGAAATCGTTGTTGTCGCTCGCGTTGCTGTCCGGCCTCACGGCTGCGCATGCACAGAGCACGGTGACGCTGTACGGCGTCATCGACGAGTCGATCCAGTTCACGCACAACGCCACGCCCACCGGCAGCAACCAGCTTGGCCTTTACTCGGGCAACCTGTCCGGCAGCCGCTGGGGCCTGATGGGCAGCGAGGATCTCGGCGGCGGGCTGAAGGCGATCTTCCAGCTCGAGAACGGCTTCAACGTCAACAACGGCAAGATGGGCACCTACAACGGCACGACGTCGCTGTTCGGCCGCCAGGCGTACGTCGGCCTGCAAAGCAACCAGTACGGCACGCTCACGCTCGGCCGCCAGTACGATCCGCTGGTCGACCAGGTTCAGGGGCTGACCGACGACGCGTACTTCGGCAGCACGTTCGCGACGGCCGGCGACGTCGACAACTACGACAACAGCTCGCGCACCAACAACGCGATCAAGTATCTTTCGCCGAGCTACGGCGGTCTGCAGGTCGAGACGATGTACGCGCTCGGCGGCGTCGCGGGGCAAACCGGATCGGGGCAGACGTGGTCGGTCGCCGCCTCGTACAACAACGGTCCGTTCTCGCTGGCCGCCGGTTACTACGTGGCGGACAACGCGAATTCGACGGTCGTGCGCACCGGCTGGTCGTCGACGTCCGACGGCACTTTCGACGGCCCGGTCAACTCGGGCTATGCGACGGCGAAGTCGATCAATATCGCGCGTGTCGCCGCACGCTACGTCGCCGGACCGTATACGGTCGGCCTTTCGTACAGCAATGCGGCATACAAGGCGGACGCGCAATCGGCGTTCGCGTCGAACGAGAAGTTCAACACCGGCCAGGCGTACTTCAACTACCAGGCCACGCCGGCGCTGCTGCTCGGCCTCGGCTACAGCTATACACATGCGAGCGGCGATACCAACGCGTCCTATAACCAGGTGTCGCTCGGCGCCGATTACAGCCTGTCGAAGCGGACCGACGTGTATCTCGTCGGTGCATGGCAGAAGGCGACCGGCACGCAGTTGAACGCGGACGGCACGGTATCGAGCGCCGAAGCGTCGATCGGCTCGTACGGCGTCGGCGGCACGGACAGTCAGGAAATGGTCAGCCTCGGCATTCGCCACCGGTTCTGA
- the bamA gene encoding outer membrane protein assembly factor BamA: MRFGWLARLCWLTPAAFPVHAQPAQAAQAAPDAPASTGVTIQDIRVEGLTRVEPGTVFSYLPFKIGDTFTDSKASSAIRALYATGFFNDVRIETEGNIVIVNVAERSVIGTIDFAGLHEFDKDAIEKAMKSVGLVSGHAYDPSLVSKAEQELKRQYLMRGYYAAEVTTTVSPIDRNRVALLFSVVEGPSAKIRQVAFIGNRVFDDATLRNEMQLSTPNWFSWYTKDDLYSKDKLATDLDNVRAYYLDRGYLEFSIDSTQVSLSPDRKEMDLTIAVHEGEPYTISGIRLAGDLLDREAELNRIVSIRAGERFSAAKLKNTTQALIDKLGEYGYAFATINTVPQIDQQHHKVDLTLQVTPGRRVYVRHVDISGNTRTRDEVIRREIRQMEDAWFDSSRLKLSKDRINRLGYFTDVDVTTVPVEGSADQVDVHVKVTEKPTGSISLGLGYGSGEGPIISAGVSQDNVFGSGQSIAVNVSTATTTRTLNISQTDPYFTIDGIRRITDVYYKTTQPLYYSSTSDTSFRIISYGADMKFGIPFSESDMVYFGLGLEQDRLDIDSTTPQSYIDYVNTFGRVSNVAPATVGWSRDMRDSALIPGRGYFLQANAEYGTPAGSVSYYKTDVQAQYYHSFARGLVLGMNFQAGYGNGLGGQPYPIFKNYFAGGIGSVRGYEPGSLGPRDATTGDPIGGSKMVVGNVEMTVPLPGTGYDRTLRVFTFVDGGNVWGTEGNSVGANGLRYSYGIGLEWISPIGPLKIDYALPIAHHTGDQYQKFQFQIGTSF; the protein is encoded by the coding sequence ATGAGGTTCGGCTGGCTCGCCCGGCTTTGCTGGCTCACGCCGGCCGCATTCCCGGTTCACGCGCAGCCGGCGCAAGCCGCGCAAGCGGCGCCCGATGCACCGGCGTCGACCGGTGTCACGATCCAGGACATCCGCGTCGAAGGCCTGACGCGCGTCGAGCCCGGCACCGTGTTCTCGTATCTGCCGTTCAAGATCGGCGACACCTTCACTGACAGCAAGGCATCGTCCGCGATCCGCGCGCTCTATGCGACCGGCTTTTTCAACGACGTCAGGATCGAGACCGAAGGCAACATCGTGATCGTAAACGTCGCAGAGCGCTCGGTGATCGGCACGATCGATTTCGCGGGGCTGCACGAGTTCGACAAGGACGCGATCGAAAAGGCGATGAAGTCGGTCGGCCTGGTGTCCGGGCATGCGTACGACCCGTCGCTCGTCAGCAAGGCCGAGCAGGAACTCAAGCGGCAGTACCTGATGCGCGGCTACTACGCGGCCGAGGTGACGACCACGGTAAGCCCGATCGACCGCAACCGCGTGGCGCTGCTGTTCTCCGTCGTCGAAGGGCCGAGCGCGAAGATCCGGCAGGTCGCCTTCATCGGCAATCGCGTGTTCGACGATGCCACGTTGCGCAACGAGATGCAGCTTTCGACGCCGAACTGGTTCTCGTGGTACACGAAGGACGACCTGTATTCGAAGGACAAGCTCGCGACCGATCTCGACAACGTCCGCGCGTACTACCTCGATCGCGGCTACCTGGAGTTCAGCATCGACTCGACCCAGGTGTCGCTGTCGCCGGACCGCAAGGAGATGGACCTGACGATCGCGGTGCACGAGGGCGAGCCGTACACGATCTCGGGCATCCGGCTCGCCGGCGACCTGCTCGATCGCGAGGCCGAGCTGAACCGGATCGTCTCGATCCGCGCGGGCGAGCGTTTTTCCGCGGCGAAGCTCAAGAACACCACGCAGGCGCTGATCGACAAGCTCGGCGAATACGGCTACGCGTTCGCGACGATCAATACCGTGCCGCAAATCGACCAGCAGCATCACAAGGTCGACCTCACGCTGCAGGTCACGCCCGGGCGTCGCGTCTATGTTCGGCACGTCGACATTTCCGGCAACACGCGCACGCGCGACGAGGTGATCCGCCGCGAGATTCGGCAGATGGAAGATGCTTGGTTCGATTCGTCGCGGCTCAAGCTGTCGAAGGATCGCATCAACCGCCTCGGCTATTTCACCGACGTCGACGTCACGACCGTGCCGGTCGAAGGCAGCGCCGACCAGGTCGACGTGCACGTGAAGGTCACCGAGAAGCCGACCGGCTCGATCTCGCTCGGTCTCGGCTACGGCTCCGGCGAAGGCCCGATCATCTCGGCCGGCGTGTCGCAGGACAACGTGTTCGGCAGCGGCCAGTCGATCGCCGTCAACGTCAGCACCGCGACGACGACGCGCACGCTGAACATATCGCAGACCGATCCGTACTTCACGATCGACGGCATCAGGCGCATCACCGACGTGTACTACAAGACGACGCAGCCGCTCTACTACTCGAGCACCAGCGACACGAGCTTCCGGATCATTTCCTACGGTGCGGACATGAAATTCGGCATTCCGTTCTCCGAGAGCGACATGGTGTATTTCGGGCTCGGGCTCGAACAGGATCGCCTCGACATCGATTCGACGACGCCGCAGAGCTATATCGACTACGTGAACACGTTCGGCCGCGTGTCGAACGTCGCACCGGCCACGGTCGGCTGGTCGCGCGACATGCGCGACAGCGCGCTGATCCCGGGGCGCGGTTATTTCCTGCAGGCGAACGCGGAATACGGCACGCCGGCCGGCTCCGTGTCGTACTACAAGACGGACGTGCAGGCGCAGTACTACCACTCGTTCGCGCGCGGCCTCGTGCTCGGGATGAACTTCCAGGCCGGCTACGGCAACGGTCTCGGCGGGCAGCCGTACCCGATCTTCAAGAACTACTTCGCGGGCGGCATCGGTTCGGTGCGCGGCTACGAGCCCGGCTCGCTCGGCCCGCGCGACGCAACGACCGGCGACCCGATCGGCGGCTCGAAGATGGTGGTCGGCAACGTCGAGATGACCGTCCCGCTGCCCGGCACCGGCTACGACCGCACGCTGCGCGTGTTTACGTTCGTCGACGGCGGCAACGTCTGGGGCACCGAAGGCAATAGCGTCGGCGCGAACGGCTTGCGGTACAGCTACGGCATCGGGCTCGAATGGATCTCGCCGATCGGCCCGCTGAAGATCGACTACGCGCTGCCGATCGCCCACCACACCGGCGACCAGTACCAGAAGTTCCAGTTCCAGATTGGCACGTCGTTCTGA
- a CDS encoding LPS-assembly protein LptD — protein MARRSDSATGPCDAARGGIVARVNAWAIALLVDVALSVAVCAPRDADAQLQSAAAEPYRIGDAWGLHIASLLVEHPLAAGQVATTFGIGATVTGTVDQDLSLHGSAELRRGPSVVKADAIHYDADTDTADAYGHVQVVHDGNAFAGPDAHLQLDSVEGTMTSPHYRFNLTGGAGSGTRVDLLDDSREVVYDGTYTTCHCTNDPAWYLRASRLDLDNVAGVGVAHDGVLYFAGLPLFASPWMSFPLNDQRQTGILPPTFSISSTNGYDIAVPIYFNLAPDHDLTVTPRLMTKRGAMLTTDYRYLSPTYSGSLSVSVLPDDATTHTNRYSITFQHRENLGNGFAAYANYNRVSDASVPSDFSSANSLVVGSQTLFQQEAGVTYNHGPWSVLARVQNWQSFTTTPPYNREPELHAKYTRYNVGGFDFGADVNATRFTIPTADSTEGNRLTFDTYVSYPIVAPGWTVTPKLQWHAASYDLTSIGSDAPAGQPRNFTVNVPTASLDMGTTFERAVRLFGIDMIQTLEPRLYYVYTPYRNQTFVPAFDTAPLDFGLAEIFTSNRFVGGDRVSDMNRLTAGVTTRFVDAGSGTELARFVLAQEYYFRASQVTMPGDTPPTVGPSDVIAGTAFHIGTGLELQQAVEYNQSSNELTQATAGIDWKPTAGKVINLAYLYARANATLDDGPENQMLLSAQWPLTPALSGVGSVDYDLAAHRLVSGLLGFQYAADCWAVSVALQKYTNYNGTTSPTTGTRVLVQLQLNGLSRIDNGLLQQFRANVPGYSTPTLPAPTSRFTDYP, from the coding sequence TTGGCACGTCGTTCTGATTCCGCTACCGGCCCGTGCGACGCCGCGCGCGGTGGCATCGTCGCCCGCGTCAACGCATGGGCGATCGCGCTGCTCGTCGATGTCGCGTTGTCGGTCGCCGTCTGCGCGCCGCGCGACGCCGATGCGCAACTGCAAAGCGCCGCGGCGGAACCCTACCGGATCGGCGACGCGTGGGGGCTGCACATCGCGTCGCTGCTCGTCGAACATCCGCTCGCGGCCGGCCAGGTCGCGACGACGTTCGGGATCGGCGCGACGGTCACCGGCACCGTCGACCAGGACCTGTCGCTGCACGGCAGTGCCGAATTGCGTCGCGGCCCGTCGGTCGTGAAGGCCGACGCGATCCACTACGACGCCGACACCGACACGGCCGACGCGTACGGCCACGTGCAGGTCGTCCACGACGGCAACGCGTTTGCCGGCCCCGACGCGCATCTGCAGCTCGACAGCGTCGAAGGCACGATGACCTCGCCGCACTACCGCTTCAACCTGACGGGCGGCGCGGGCTCCGGCACGCGCGTCGACCTGCTCGACGACTCGCGCGAGGTCGTCTACGACGGCACGTACACGACCTGCCATTGCACGAACGATCCGGCGTGGTACCTCAGAGCGTCGCGACTCGATCTCGACAATGTGGCGGGCGTTGGTGTCGCGCACGACGGCGTGCTTTACTTCGCGGGCTTGCCGCTGTTCGCGTCGCCGTGGATGTCGTTTCCGCTGAACGACCAGCGCCAGACCGGGATCCTGCCGCCCACGTTCTCGATCAGCTCGACGAACGGCTATGACATCGCGGTCCCGATCTATTTCAATCTCGCGCCCGACCACGACCTGACGGTCACGCCACGGCTGATGACCAAGCGCGGCGCGATGCTGACGACCGACTACCGCTACCTGAGCCCGACCTATTCCGGCTCGCTGTCCGTCAGCGTGCTGCCGGACGACGCGACGACGCACACCAACCGCTACTCGATCACGTTCCAGCATCGCGAGAACCTCGGCAACGGCTTCGCCGCGTATGCGAACTACAACCGCGTGTCCGACGCGTCGGTGCCATCGGACTTCTCGAGCGCGAACTCGCTCGTCGTCGGCTCGCAGACGCTGTTCCAGCAGGAAGCGGGCGTGACCTACAACCACGGACCGTGGTCCGTGCTCGCGCGCGTGCAGAACTGGCAATCGTTCACGACCACGCCGCCGTACAACCGCGAACCGGAGCTCCACGCGAAATACACGCGCTACAACGTCGGCGGCTTCGATTTCGGCGCCGACGTGAACGCGACACGCTTCACGATCCCGACCGCGGATTCAACCGAAGGCAACCGGCTGACGTTCGACACCTATGTCAGTTACCCGATCGTGGCACCCGGCTGGACCGTGACGCCGAAACTCCAGTGGCACGCGGCGTCGTACGATCTCACGTCGATCGGCAGCGACGCGCCGGCCGGGCAACCGAGGAACTTCACCGTCAACGTGCCGACCGCGAGCCTCGACATGGGCACCACGTTCGAGCGCGCGGTCCGGCTGTTCGGCATCGACATGATCCAGACGCTCGAGCCGAGGCTGTACTACGTCTATACGCCGTACCGCAACCAGACCTTCGTGCCCGCGTTCGACACCGCGCCGCTCGACTTCGGTCTCGCGGAGATCTTCACGAGCAACCGCTTCGTCGGCGGCGACCGCGTGAGCGACATGAATCGGTTGACGGCCGGCGTCACCACGCGATTCGTCGATGCCGGAAGCGGCACCGAACTCGCACGCTTCGTGCTCGCGCAGGAGTATTACTTTCGCGCATCGCAAGTCACGATGCCGGGCGACACGCCGCCGACGGTCGGCCCGTCCGACGTGATCGCCGGCACCGCGTTCCATATCGGCACCGGCCTCGAGCTGCAGCAGGCGGTCGAATACAACCAGTCGAGCAACGAGCTGACCCAGGCCACGGCCGGCATCGACTGGAAGCCGACCGCCGGCAAGGTGATCAATCTCGCGTACCTGTATGCGCGTGCGAACGCGACGCTCGACGACGGGCCCGAGAACCAGATGCTGCTGTCCGCGCAATGGCCGCTGACGCCTGCGTTGTCGGGCGTCGGCTCGGTCGACTACGACCTGGCCGCGCACCGGCTGGTCAGCGGGCTGCTCGGGTTCCAGTATGCGGCCGACTGCTGGGCCGTCAGCGTCGCGCTGCAGAAGTACACGAACTACAACGGGACGACGTCGCCGACCACCGGCACGCGTGTGCTGGTCCAGTTGCAGCTCAACGGGCTGAGCCGCATCGACAACGGGCTGCTGCAGCAATTCCGCGCGAACGTGCCCGGTTATTCGACGCCGACGCTGCCGGCGCCGACGTCGCGGTTCACGGATTATCCGTAA
- a CDS encoding nuclear transport factor 2 family protein, with amino-acid sequence MNDRIHELLERNLQEVFGEGDAARRRAAIEALYTDDCVLYVPPGTFVGHDALDKFAGDLRATHPHFVYTAHGKPQALHNAGRVAWGSGPRGEAPEYTGVDVIIVRDGKIAALYVFLDSEPS; translated from the coding sequence ATGAACGACCGTATCCATGAACTGCTCGAACGCAATCTGCAGGAAGTCTTCGGCGAGGGCGACGCGGCGCGCCGCCGTGCCGCGATCGAAGCGCTTTATACCGACGACTGCGTGCTCTACGTGCCGCCCGGCACGTTCGTCGGACACGACGCGCTCGACAAGTTCGCCGGCGATCTGCGCGCGACGCATCCTCATTTCGTCTATACCGCGCATGGCAAGCCGCAGGCACTCCACAACGCGGGTCGCGTGGCGTGGGGCTCCGGCCCGCGTGGCGAAGCGCCCGAATACACGGGCGTCGACGTGATCATCGTGCGCGACGGGAAGATTGCCGCGCTCTATGTGTTCCTGGATTCGGAGCCGTCGTAG
- a CDS encoding glutathione S-transferase family protein has protein sequence MEPKLEGKNAVATGGDPDTITLEVFAFATPNSVKVPIALEEMGVDYRLVPVDLCRGEQKTDAFRAMNPDAKVPVLVDRSAHADGDIVLSESAAILVYLAEKTGQLLPKDGLQRGKVFEQLFFHASALSPAFLQAFRVAIAASPQPDAKARALADVERALGVLDHVLERGRYVAGDAYSIADIAHFGWMWRHQAIGATLDRFPSVARWYDEIAARPAVVAAVEKTLALAR, from the coding sequence ATGGAACCCAAACTCGAAGGAAAGAATGCCGTCGCTACCGGCGGCGATCCCGATACGATCACGCTTGAAGTGTTCGCATTCGCGACGCCCAACAGCGTCAAGGTGCCCATCGCGCTGGAAGAGATGGGCGTCGACTATCGGCTCGTGCCGGTCGATCTGTGCCGGGGCGAGCAGAAGACCGACGCGTTCAGGGCAATGAATCCCGATGCCAAGGTCCCGGTGCTGGTCGATCGCTCGGCCCACGCGGATGGCGACATCGTGCTGAGCGAGTCGGCCGCGATCCTGGTCTACCTGGCGGAGAAGACCGGACAACTGCTCCCGAAGGACGGCCTGCAGCGCGGCAAGGTGTTCGAACAGCTCTTTTTCCATGCATCGGCGTTGAGCCCCGCATTCCTGCAGGCGTTCCGGGTGGCGATCGCCGCGTCGCCTCAACCGGACGCGAAAGCGCGTGCGCTGGCGGATGTGGAGCGCGCGCTCGGTGTGCTCGATCACGTGCTCGAACGCGGCCGATACGTGGCGGGCGATGCGTACAGCATCGCGGACATCGCGCACTTCGGATGGATGTGGCGCCATCAGGCGATCGGCGCGACCCTCGATCGCTTTCCGTCCGTTGCGCGCTGGTACGACGAAATTGCCGCGCGCCCGGCGGTCGTCGCAGCCGTCGAAAAGACACTGGCACTCGCGCGGTGA
- a CDS encoding LysR family transcriptional regulator translates to MSKLPDFEGFAMFAKVAEEGSFAAAATAMGVSVATVSRAVTRLEERLGGRLFNRTSRRLALTDYGHTLIERAAKLYTDAEETEDFARETSSRPRGLVKLAAPLSFGARWVAPLLPAFFELYPDIAVDLHLTDAQSDLIGDGFDAALRIAILEDSSLVARLIAPVRRFVVASPAYLSRHGRPRHPHELGAHPCLTYANRSQRDVWRFTRQDGETCAVTPGGMLRGTSVEALLPTVLAGLAITELPEFAATQYFADRQLEPILTDWRLPEGGLYFVTPSARARPAKVSALADFFIARLATAEWRTPVKRSR, encoded by the coding sequence ATGTCCAAACTGCCGGATTTTGAAGGCTTCGCGATGTTCGCGAAGGTTGCCGAAGAAGGCTCGTTCGCCGCCGCGGCGACGGCGATGGGCGTGTCGGTCGCGACGGTCTCACGTGCCGTGACGCGCCTCGAGGAGCGGCTCGGCGGGCGCCTGTTCAACCGCACGTCGCGACGGCTCGCGCTCACCGATTACGGCCATACGCTGATCGAACGTGCGGCGAAGCTCTACACCGATGCGGAAGAAACCGAGGATTTCGCGCGCGAGACGTCGAGCCGGCCGCGCGGCCTCGTGAAGCTGGCGGCGCCGCTGTCGTTCGGCGCGCGCTGGGTTGCGCCGCTGCTGCCCGCGTTCTTCGAGCTCTACCCGGACATCGCCGTCGACCTGCATCTGACCGATGCGCAGTCCGACCTGATCGGCGACGGCTTCGACGCCGCGCTGCGGATCGCGATCCTCGAAGATTCGTCGCTCGTCGCGCGGCTCATTGCGCCGGTTCGCCGCTTTGTCGTCGCGTCGCCGGCCTATCTGTCGCGCCATGGCCGTCCGCGGCATCCGCACGAGCTCGGCGCCCATCCGTGCCTGACGTACGCAAACCGGAGCCAGCGCGACGTCTGGCGCTTTACCCGCCAGGACGGCGAAACCTGCGCGGTCACGCCCGGCGGGATGCTGCGCGGCACCAGCGTGGAAGCGCTGCTGCCGACGGTACTCGCGGGGCTGGCGATCACCGAGCTGCCCGAGTTCGCCGCGACGCAGTATTTCGCGGACCGGCAACTCGAACCGATCCTGACCGACTGGCGCTTGCCCGAAGGCGGCCTGTACTTCGTCACGCCTTCCGCCCGTGCGCGACCGGCGAAGGTCAGCGCACTCGCCGATTTCTTCATCGCGAGGCTGGCCACGGCCGAGTGGCGCACGCCGGTCAAGCGATCGCGCTAG
- a CDS encoding TRAP transporter large permease, whose protein sequence is MELAILSVSFLIFLVLGVPVSFALGIACVLTYMVEGLPIATAMQAMISGMNAFSFLAVPFFIFSGELMLHGGIADRILRFAQATVGHFRGGLGMANVVACTLFGGVSGSPTADTSAMGGVVIPLMKREGYSAAYAVNVTTHASLAGALMPTSTNMIIYAFAAQGITGMLHGQPVSGVSIGDLLFSGLLPVLWVMGFVLAAAYWQAVRHDYPRRADGSSALPAFPGWYAVLRSFVGAVPGLMVIAIILVCVAKGIATATEAAAIAVVYSLVLTAIVYRTLTVAKLRRALSHAARTTGVVLLLIAVSNMLRFQMSYLEIPDAIEGLLKQSTAAPWLMLLYINIIQVFLGTFVDMAAHILITTPLFLPIAMACGVGPVQFGIMLLLNCSLGLVHPPIGSVQFVGCAIGNVSIGETTKMAWPYYLAIFSAINIVTYLPFFSTWLPSVISGHAVF, encoded by the coding sequence ATGGAACTCGCGATCCTGTCCGTCAGTTTTCTGATTTTCCTCGTGCTCGGCGTGCCCGTGTCGTTCGCGCTCGGGATAGCCTGCGTGCTGACCTATATGGTCGAAGGCTTGCCGATCGCGACCGCGATGCAGGCGATGATCTCGGGGATGAACGCGTTCTCGTTCCTCGCGGTGCCGTTCTTCATCTTCTCCGGCGAGCTGATGCTGCACGGCGGCATCGCGGACCGGATCCTGCGCTTCGCGCAGGCGACCGTCGGCCATTTCCGCGGCGGCCTCGGGATGGCGAACGTCGTCGCGTGCACGCTGTTCGGCGGCGTGTCGGGCTCGCCGACCGCCGATACGTCCGCGATGGGCGGCGTGGTGATCCCGCTGATGAAGCGCGAAGGCTACAGCGCCGCGTACGCCGTCAACGTGACGACGCATGCGTCGCTCGCCGGCGCGCTGATGCCGACGTCGACGAACATGATCATCTACGCGTTCGCCGCGCAGGGGATCACGGGGATGCTGCACGGCCAGCCGGTGAGCGGCGTGTCGATCGGCGACCTGCTGTTCTCGGGGCTGCTGCCGGTGTTGTGGGTGATGGGCTTCGTGCTCGCCGCCGCGTACTGGCAGGCCGTGCGTCACGACTATCCGCGCCGTGCGGACGGCTCGTCCGCGCTGCCCGCGTTTCCCGGCTGGTATGCGGTGCTGCGCAGCTTCGTCGGCGCGGTGCCCGGGCTGATGGTGATCGCGATCATCCTCGTGTGCGTCGCGAAGGGGATTGCGACCGCGACCGAAGCGGCCGCGATCGCCGTCGTGTACTCGCTCGTGCTGACCGCGATCGTCTACCGGACGCTGACGGTCGCGAAGCTGCGCCGCGCGCTGTCGCATGCGGCGCGCACGACGGGCGTCGTGCTGCTGCTGATCGCGGTGTCCAACATGCTGCGCTTCCAGATGTCGTACCTGGAGATTCCGGATGCGATCGAAGGGCTGCTGAAGCAGTCGACCGCAGCTCCTTGGCTGATGCTGCTGTACATCAACATCATCCAGGTGTTCCTCGGCACGTTCGTCGACATGGCCGCGCACATCCTGATCACGACGCCGCTGTTCCTGCCGATCGCGATGGCGTGCGGCGTCGGTCCGGTTCAGTTCGGGATCATGCTGCTGCTGAACTGCTCGCTCGGCCTCGTGCACCCGCCGATCGGTTCGGTGCAGTTCGTCGGATGCGCGATCGGCAACGTGTCGATCGGCGAGACCACGAAGATGGCGTGGCCGTACTACCTCGCGATCTTCAGTGCGATCAACATCGTCACGTACCTGCCGTTCTTCTCGACCTGGCTGCCGAGCGTCATCAGCGGGCACGCGGTGTTCTGA